From Actinosynnema mirum DSM 43827, a single genomic window includes:
- a CDS encoding DUF402 domain-containing protein, with product MGIFQPGDVALRREVLWGRPWAVTPTRVVVDEPDLLVLFTVPGTRFGFPEHPWRHGWQASGSTHWRGNGKLQVHRPGDAYSVDVYWEGEDRRFRGWYLNLQDPFRRTPLGIDTLDHELDYWLPVEGGWVDKDRVEFEEQVVAGKYGAEQAESIRAVGRSIEAMVEAGATWWDPDWAKWEPDPSWPVPELPDGWADYPLS from the coding sequence ATGGGGATCTTCCAGCCCGGTGACGTGGCGCTGCGCCGGGAAGTGCTGTGGGGCAGGCCGTGGGCGGTGACGCCGACCCGCGTGGTCGTGGACGAGCCGGACCTGCTGGTGCTGTTCACCGTGCCGGGCACCCGGTTCGGCTTCCCCGAGCACCCGTGGCGGCACGGCTGGCAGGCGTCGGGCAGCACGCACTGGCGCGGCAACGGCAAGCTCCAGGTGCACCGGCCCGGCGACGCGTACTCGGTGGACGTGTACTGGGAGGGCGAGGACCGGCGGTTCCGGGGCTGGTACCTGAACCTGCAGGACCCGTTCCGGCGCACCCCGCTGGGCATCGACACCCTGGACCACGAGCTGGACTACTGGCTGCCGGTGGAGGGCGGCTGGGTGGACAAGGACCGGGTGGAGTTCGAGGAGCAGGTCGTCGCGGGCAAGTACGGCGCCGAGCAGGCCGAGTCGATCCGGGCCGTTGGCCGCTCGATCGAGGCCATGGTCGAGGCGGGGGCGACCTGGTGGGACCCGGACTGGGCGAAGTGGGAACCGGACCCGAGCTGGCCGGTCCCGGAGCTGCCGGACGGCTGGGCGGACTACCCGCTCTCATGA
- a CDS encoding YidC/Oxa1 family membrane protein insertase: protein MFHTLGAALAALLDPALAVVAFTALVRLLLHPLTRAAVRGEKAKAALAPQLRELTEKHREDPVKLQEKTLALYKDAGTSLFAGILPMLAQAPFFMVVYQLVTTPNPLLDGTLLGVRLGDHWSDGGAGVPAFPGLLAALAVVCLGSYLWQGRQAARSGAPQSTLVRVLRLLAFTPVLLAASLPLAAGLYLLTSGAWTLAERAWLHRALPTPGGEPEPVVVESAAVEPKPEPPVDDEPAAPIKQPARKPRGASGKRGKAAARARAQAR, encoded by the coding sequence GTGTTCCACACCCTGGGCGCGGCCCTCGCCGCGCTGCTCGACCCCGCCCTGGCCGTCGTCGCCTTCACCGCGCTGGTGCGGCTGCTGCTGCACCCGCTGACCCGCGCGGCCGTGCGCGGTGAGAAGGCCAAGGCCGCGCTCGCGCCGCAGCTGCGCGAGCTGACCGAGAAGCACCGCGAGGACCCGGTGAAGCTCCAGGAGAAGACCCTGGCGCTGTACAAGGACGCAGGGACCTCGTTGTTCGCGGGCATCCTGCCGATGCTCGCGCAGGCCCCGTTCTTCATGGTGGTCTACCAGCTGGTCACCACCCCGAACCCGCTGCTCGACGGCACCCTGCTGGGGGTGCGGCTGGGCGACCACTGGTCCGACGGCGGCGCGGGCGTCCCGGCGTTCCCTGGGCTGCTGGCCGCGCTGGCGGTGGTGTGCCTGGGCAGCTACCTGTGGCAGGGCAGGCAGGCCGCGCGCTCGGGTGCGCCGCAGTCGACGCTGGTGCGGGTGCTGCGGCTGCTGGCGTTCACCCCGGTGCTGCTGGCGGCCTCGCTGCCCCTGGCGGCGGGGCTGTACCTGCTGACCAGCGGCGCGTGGACGCTCGCCGAACGGGCGTGGCTGCACCGGGCGCTGCCGACGCCTGGTGGGGAGCCCGAGCCGGTGGTCGTCGAGTCCGCGGCCGTCGAGCCAAAGCCGGAACCGCCCGTGGACGACGAGCCCGCCGCACCCATCAAGCAGCCCGCGCGGAAGCCCAGGGGCGCGAGCGGCAAGCGCGGCAAGGCGGCGGCACGGGCCCGCGCCCAGGCGCGGTGA
- a CDS encoding CYTH and CHAD domain-containing protein, whose amino-acid sequence MTTSVKETERKYEAPDGVRLPAMAGLPGVAATAGPHEQLLEAVYYDTGDLRLASAGLTLRRRTGGDDAGWHLKLPAGVDTREELRLPPGGEDSAPPEELGSLVRVHTRGGELTPVALISTERQRWQLVDGRGDLLVEVVEDRVSATGGADGDEARTWREVEVELGERGTVALLDAVERRLKKAGMRRSRSSAKLTRLLGDRVPARPTGPDVGRKSAGGVVLAYLREQADALRAQDPRVRRDEPDAVHAMRVATRRMRSALKVFGGIVDKERTSDLAGELKWLAGVLGQARDLEVLRERFELVLDDLAPELRPGPVAARLTRHFAPREAQARRAAVEALDSQRYFALLDAVDALLADPPLTRRARGRAKDELPGLAAKSYRKLARQVAEAHDDAGLHEARKGAKRLRYAVEAVEPLHGKPARRYRKKVKAVQTLLGDHQDSVVARPVLRQLGAEAGAAGENGFAFGVLHGLESRRAALVEERFPALWAGLGKPKFA is encoded by the coding sequence ATGACGACCTCGGTGAAGGAGACGGAGCGCAAGTACGAGGCCCCGGACGGCGTGCGGCTGCCCGCGATGGCCGGGCTGCCGGGGGTGGCCGCCACCGCCGGTCCGCACGAGCAGCTGCTGGAGGCGGTGTACTACGACACCGGGGACCTGAGGCTGGCGAGCGCGGGCCTGACCCTGCGCAGGCGCACCGGCGGGGACGACGCGGGCTGGCACCTGAAGCTGCCCGCGGGCGTCGACACCCGCGAGGAGCTGCGGCTGCCGCCGGGCGGGGAGGACAGCGCGCCGCCGGAGGAGCTGGGCTCGCTGGTGCGGGTGCACACCAGGGGCGGCGAGCTGACCCCGGTGGCGCTGATCAGCACGGAGCGTCAGCGCTGGCAGCTGGTGGACGGGCGCGGCGACCTGCTGGTGGAGGTGGTCGAGGACCGGGTGTCGGCCACCGGCGGCGCGGACGGCGACGAGGCGCGGACGTGGCGCGAGGTCGAGGTCGAGCTGGGCGAGCGGGGCACGGTCGCGCTGCTGGACGCGGTGGAGCGGCGGCTCAAGAAGGCCGGGATGCGCAGGTCGCGGTCCTCGGCGAAGCTGACCCGCCTGCTCGGCGACCGGGTGCCCGCGCGGCCGACCGGCCCGGACGTGGGCCGGAAGTCGGCGGGCGGCGTGGTGCTGGCCTACCTGCGCGAGCAGGCGGACGCGCTGCGGGCGCAGGACCCGAGGGTGCGCCGGGACGAGCCGGACGCGGTGCACGCCATGCGGGTGGCGACGCGGCGGATGCGCAGCGCGCTGAAGGTGTTCGGCGGGATCGTGGACAAGGAGCGGACCTCGGACCTGGCGGGCGAGCTGAAGTGGCTGGCCGGGGTGCTGGGGCAGGCCCGCGACCTGGAGGTGCTGCGGGAGCGGTTCGAGCTGGTGCTGGACGACCTTGCGCCCGAGCTGCGGCCCGGCCCGGTGGCGGCCCGGTTGACCAGGCACTTCGCCCCGCGCGAGGCGCAGGCCAGGCGGGCGGCGGTCGAGGCGCTGGACAGTCAGCGCTACTTCGCGCTGCTGGACGCGGTGGACGCGCTGCTGGCCGACCCGCCGCTGACCAGGCGGGCGCGCGGCAGGGCGAAGGACGAGCTGCCGGGGCTGGCCGCGAAGAGCTACCGGAAGCTGGCGCGGCAGGTCGCCGAGGCCCACGACGACGCCGGGCTGCACGAGGCGCGCAAGGGCGCGAAGCGGCTGCGGTACGCGGTGGAGGCCGTGGAGCCGCTGCACGGCAAGCCTGCGCGGCGCTACCGCAAGAAGGTCAAGGCGGTGCAGACGCTGCTGGGCGACCACCAGGACAGCGTGGTCGCGCGGCCGGTGCTGCGGCAGCTCGGCGCGGAGGCGGGCGCGGCCGGGGAGAACGGGTTCGCGTTCGGCGTGCTGCACGGGCTGGAGAGCAGGCGGGCGGCGCTGGTGGAGGAGCGGTTCCCCGCGCTGTGGGCGGGGCTGGGCAAGCCCAAGTTCGCCTGA
- a CDS encoding DUF6412 domain-containing protein: protein MDRLRLLLALCLSALVALSLVNSPAELLAVVTAVTLVVLVLTTAPLVLDSPAWARSLSLREKSLRAAFLRLRDPDAAGRPRPRAPGAALSLA from the coding sequence GTGGACCGCTTGCGACTGCTGCTCGCGCTGTGCCTGTCGGCGCTGGTCGCCCTGTCCCTGGTGAACAGCCCCGCCGAGCTGCTGGCCGTGGTCACGGCCGTGACGCTGGTCGTGCTGGTGCTCACCACGGCTCCCCTGGTCCTGGACTCGCCCGCGTGGGCGCGTTCGCTGTCGCTGCGCGAGAAGTCCCTGCGCGCGGCGTTCCTGCGGTTGCGCGATCCGGACGCGGCGGGCCGCCCCCGTCCACGAGCACCGGGAGCGGCGCTCAGCCTCGCCTGA
- a CDS encoding beta-N-acetylhexosaminidase: MGAASTAPPPSRARGRRTAAESPLHTIVPAPVLVEPRPGAAFTLAPDAEVRVPPGSPGARDVGELLAELLRPATGYPLPVVEGATGPGVVLLLEGAAAEVGDEGYELDTAGDTAVLRANTPAGLWSGVQTLRQLLPAAVESPERQDGPFTAPAVHVLDHPRFPHRGVMLDVARHFFGVDDVKRYLDLAVAHKVNTLHLHLSDDQGWRLEVESWPNLTAHGSTSSVGGGPGGFYTQDEYREIVAYAARRHVVVVPEIDLPGHTAAALSSYPELNPDGVAPKLYTGIEVGFSTLDIASETTYRFVADVLREVAALTPGPYLHIGGDEAFATEAGDYRAFMARVLPMVEEHGKRAMGWSEFTRADLPATAVAQYWDTGRPAGPELAEAAARGVRFVLSPANRVYLDMKYAEQTELGLKWAGTVEVDATYGWDPATLLDGVPESAVLGVEAPLWTETLTTMSELELMAFPRLAAVAEVGWTAATGRDWADFRSRLAAQGPRWEAKGVAFHPSPTVPWQG; this comes from the coding sequence GTGGGGGCGGCCAGCACCGCGCCCCCGCCGAGCCGAGCGCGGGGGCGCCGAACCGCCGCGGAGAGCCCCTTGCACACGATCGTGCCAGCGCCCGTCCTGGTTGAGCCGCGCCCCGGCGCCGCGTTCACCCTCGCCCCCGACGCCGAGGTCCGCGTCCCGCCCGGCTCACCCGGCGCGCGCGACGTCGGCGAGCTGCTGGCGGAGCTGCTGCGCCCGGCGACCGGCTACCCGCTCCCGGTGGTGGAGGGCGCGACCGGACCGGGCGTCGTGCTGCTGCTGGAGGGCGCCGCCGCCGAGGTCGGCGACGAGGGCTACGAGCTCGACACCGCCGGGGACACCGCCGTGCTCAGGGCGAACACCCCGGCGGGCCTGTGGTCCGGGGTGCAGACGCTGCGGCAGCTGCTGCCCGCCGCCGTCGAGAGCCCGGAGCGGCAGGACGGCCCGTTCACCGCGCCCGCCGTGCACGTGCTCGACCACCCGCGCTTCCCGCACCGGGGCGTGATGCTGGACGTGGCCAGGCACTTCTTCGGCGTCGACGACGTCAAGCGCTACCTGGACCTGGCCGTCGCGCACAAGGTCAACACCCTGCACCTGCACCTGAGCGACGACCAGGGCTGGCGCCTGGAGGTCGAGAGCTGGCCGAACCTCACCGCGCACGGGTCGACCAGCTCGGTCGGCGGCGGCCCCGGCGGCTTCTACACCCAGGACGAGTACCGCGAGATCGTCGCGTACGCCGCCCGCAGGCACGTCGTGGTCGTGCCGGAGATCGACCTGCCCGGCCACACCGCCGCCGCGCTGTCCTCCTACCCGGAGCTGAACCCCGACGGCGTCGCGCCCAAGCTCTACACCGGCATCGAGGTCGGCTTCTCCACCCTCGACATCGCCTCCGAGACCACCTACCGGTTCGTGGCCGACGTGCTGCGCGAGGTCGCCGCGCTGACCCCCGGCCCGTACCTGCACATCGGCGGCGACGAGGCGTTCGCGACCGAGGCCGGGGACTACCGGGCCTTCATGGCGCGGGTGCTGCCCATGGTCGAGGAGCACGGCAAGCGCGCCATGGGCTGGTCCGAGTTCACCCGCGCCGACCTGCCCGCGACGGCGGTCGCGCAGTACTGGGACACCGGGCGGCCCGCGGGTCCCGAGCTGGCCGAGGCGGCGGCGCGCGGGGTGCGGTTCGTGCTGTCCCCGGCGAACCGGGTCTACCTGGACATGAAGTACGCCGAGCAGACCGAGCTGGGCCTGAAGTGGGCCGGGACCGTGGAGGTCGACGCCACCTACGGCTGGGACCCGGCGACCCTGCTGGACGGGGTGCCGGAGTCGGCGGTGCTGGGCGTGGAGGCCCCGCTGTGGACCGAGACGCTCACGACGATGAGCGAGCTGGAGCTCATGGCCTTCCCGCGCCTGGCCGCGGTGGCCGAGGTGGGCTGGACCGCCGCGACCGGCCGGGACTGGGCGGACTTCCGGTCCCGGCTGGCCGCGCAGGGCCCGAGGTGGGAGGCGAAGGGCGTGGCCTTCCACCCCTCACCCACCGTCCCGTGGCAGGGCTGA
- a CDS encoding uridine kinase: MKVVPLTRDALVAEVVARIDALPRDRHARVVVDGADATEPGALADALVDPLRALGRPVLRVSARDFLRPASVRLEHGRTDPDSYRDSWVDTGGLLREVLDPLEPGGSGEVLPSLWNAETDRASRVGYARLGEGGVLLLDGTLLLDKWLPFELSVHLWLSDAALARRTPPELAWTLPAYGGYEPAPDLLVRYDHPTRPALVRTVAGD; the protein is encoded by the coding sequence GTGAAGGTCGTCCCGCTCACCAGGGACGCGCTCGTCGCCGAGGTCGTCGCCCGGATCGACGCGCTGCCCCGCGACCGGCACGCCCGCGTGGTCGTCGACGGCGCGGACGCCACCGAACCGGGCGCGCTCGCCGACGCGCTGGTGGACCCGCTGCGCGCGCTCGGCCGCCCGGTGCTGCGGGTGTCCGCGCGCGACTTCCTGCGCCCGGCCTCGGTGCGCCTGGAGCACGGCCGCACCGACCCGGACTCGTACCGCGACTCGTGGGTGGACACCGGCGGCCTGCTGCGCGAGGTGCTGGACCCGCTCGAACCGGGCGGGTCGGGCGAGGTGCTGCCGTCGCTGTGGAACGCCGAGACCGACCGCGCGAGCCGGGTCGGGTACGCGCGGCTGGGCGAGGGCGGGGTGCTGCTGCTCGACGGGACGCTGCTGCTGGACAAGTGGCTGCCGTTCGAGCTGTCCGTGCACCTGTGGCTGTCGGACGCCGCACTCGCCAGGCGCACGCCGCCGGAGCTGGCGTGGACGCTGCCCGCGTACGGGGGCTACGAGCCGGCGCCGGACCTGCTGGTGCGCTACGACCACCCCACGAGGCCCGCGCTCGTGCGTACAGTGGCGGGTGACTAG
- a CDS encoding GAF domain-containing protein, whose amino-acid sequence MRGDPLLLAREHEAALAGGPAPGTRPVILESWRRSLAARVDPDSREAPLVLDRDEVVDLRAAHPLAQALPVLRETLVSIADDAEHVMIITDADGRVLWCEGSARVRGVAERVRLTEGARWSEDAIGTNAMGLALATGGPVTVHSAEHLVRTCHGWTCAASPVTDPDSGRTLGVVDVSGPLTSLHPAMPALVSAAARLAEGHLRTRLAERDERLRSANMRHLLALRGGPGALLSQTGRVLAAEPGTELSGRVDVGRDRVRLADGRTGVLEPLDEGYLLRVERGARRRPVLSLRFLGEPTAALDGDEVALTLRHAEVLVALALHPRGLTADQLALRLYGERGNPVTVRAELHRLRAQLGGVLLTRPYRLDAEVRGDFLAVRAALRSGDVTAAASGYGDELLPRSDAPVVRAEREDLAAAVRRTVLDRGDAEALWRFARDEDAEALDRLARLLPRADPRRELVVSRLRRVLAEA is encoded by the coding sequence ATGCGCGGTGACCCCCTTCTGCTCGCGCGCGAGCACGAGGCGGCGCTGGCCGGTGGTCCCGCCCCCGGCACGCGGCCGGTGATCCTGGAGTCGTGGCGGCGCTCGCTGGCGGCCCGCGTCGACCCGGACAGCCGCGAGGCCCCGCTGGTGCTGGACCGGGACGAGGTGGTGGACCTGCGGGCCGCGCACCCGCTGGCGCAGGCGCTGCCGGTGCTGCGGGAGACGCTGGTGAGCATCGCGGACGACGCCGAGCACGTCATGATCATCACGGACGCGGACGGCCGGGTGCTGTGGTGCGAGGGCTCGGCGCGGGTGCGCGGGGTCGCCGAGCGGGTGCGCCTGACCGAGGGCGCCCGGTGGAGCGAGGACGCGATCGGCACCAACGCGATGGGACTGGCGCTGGCCACCGGCGGCCCGGTGACCGTGCACTCGGCGGAGCACCTGGTGCGCACCTGCCACGGCTGGACCTGCGCGGCGAGCCCGGTGACGGACCCGGACAGCGGGCGCACCCTGGGCGTGGTGGACGTGAGCGGGCCGCTGACCAGCCTGCACCCGGCGATGCCCGCGCTGGTGTCGGCGGCGGCGCGGCTGGCCGAGGGGCACCTGCGGACCAGGCTCGCCGAGCGCGACGAGCGGCTGCGGTCGGCGAACATGCGGCACCTGCTGGCGCTGCGCGGCGGTCCTGGCGCGCTGCTGAGCCAGACCGGCCGGGTGCTGGCCGCCGAACCGGGCACCGAGCTGAGCGGCCGGGTCGACGTCGGCCGGGACCGGGTGCGGCTGGCCGACGGGCGCACCGGGGTGCTGGAGCCGCTGGACGAGGGCTACCTGCTGCGGGTGGAGCGGGGCGCGCGGCGCAGGCCGGTGCTGTCGCTGCGCTTCCTCGGCGAGCCGACCGCGGCCCTGGACGGCGACGAGGTCGCGCTGACCCTGCGGCACGCGGAGGTGCTGGTCGCGCTGGCGCTGCACCCGCGCGGGCTCACCGCCGACCAGCTGGCGCTGCGGCTGTACGGGGAGCGCGGCAACCCGGTGACCGTGCGCGCGGAGCTGCACCGGCTGCGGGCGCAGCTCGGCGGGGTGCTGCTGACCAGGCCGTACCGGTTGGACGCCGAGGTGCGCGGGGACTTCCTGGCGGTGCGGGCGGCGCTGCGCTCGGGTGACGTGACCGCCGCGGCCTCCGGGTACGGGGACGAGCTGCTGCCGCGCTCGGACGCGCCGGTGGTGCGGGCGGAGCGGGAGGACCTGGCGGCGGCGGTGCGGCGGACCGTCCTGGACCGGGGCGACGCGGAGGCGCTGTGGCGGTTCGCCCGCGACGAGGACGCCGAGGCGCTGGACCGGCTGGCCAGGCTGCTGCCCAGGGCAGACCCGAGGCGGGAGCTGGTGGTGTCGCGGCTGCGGCGGGTGCTCGCCGAGGCGTGA
- a CDS encoding PucR family transcriptional regulator, which produces MSLRQVLMALGEELVEVRAAPRGLEADVRDIVILDPDDVPDVRPGDLALVIGARGRAALPLVRAAGAGGASAVAVKLDRPTPQLGQAAADAGVALLAVRPEVRWEHLESLARAVVRSTRLAADAGSGEVAGDLFGLAQTIAALTGGVVSIEDTASRVLAYSRSTDDVDELRRLSILGRQGPEPYLAMLRDWGVYQRLRAGEEVVRVDERPDLGIRRRLAVGVLAGDQPLGSIWVQEGATPLTEQAERALVGAARVTALHLVRLREPRSAFRENLLTSLLDGRTDAASVAGQIGADPARPAAVVVFALRGDAGDRTEGELRRAEVTGLISVHAAAYRRSALVSRSGGRTYALLPDLQPGAALLPLTREIVAAARKHTGLVVQAAIGGEVPTLDEVAVSRGEADRVLDAMARDLDAQVATLADVRSRVLVSEVLALLAEHPRVRDPRLEALDPELARSLLVYLDAFGDVRSAAAELHVHPNTLRYRVRRAGELTGVDLGDPLVRLFAQLQLRLR; this is translated from the coding sequence ATGAGCCTGCGCCAGGTGCTGATGGCCTTGGGCGAGGAGCTGGTGGAGGTGCGGGCCGCGCCGCGCGGGCTGGAGGCGGACGTCCGCGACATCGTCATCCTCGACCCGGACGACGTGCCGGACGTGCGGCCCGGCGACCTCGCGCTGGTCATCGGCGCGCGCGGCCGGGCAGCGTTGCCGCTGGTCAGGGCGGCCGGGGCCGGGGGCGCGTCGGCGGTGGCGGTCAAGCTCGACCGGCCGACCCCGCAGCTGGGACAGGCCGCCGCCGACGCGGGCGTCGCGCTGCTCGCGGTGCGGCCCGAGGTGCGCTGGGAGCACCTGGAGTCGCTGGCCAGGGCCGTGGTGCGCAGTACGCGGCTGGCCGCCGACGCGGGGTCGGGCGAGGTGGCGGGCGACCTGTTCGGGCTGGCCCAGACGATCGCGGCGCTGACCGGCGGCGTCGTCAGCATCGAGGACACCGCCAGCCGCGTGCTCGCCTACTCGCGCTCCACCGACGACGTGGACGAGCTGCGCAGGCTGTCCATCCTGGGCAGGCAGGGGCCGGAGCCGTACCTGGCGATGCTCCGCGACTGGGGCGTCTACCAGCGGCTCCGCGCGGGCGAGGAGGTCGTGCGGGTGGACGAGCGGCCCGACCTGGGCATCCGGCGGCGGCTCGCGGTGGGCGTCCTGGCGGGCGATCAGCCGCTCGGCTCGATCTGGGTGCAGGAGGGCGCCACCCCGCTCACCGAGCAGGCCGAACGCGCCCTCGTCGGCGCCGCCCGCGTCACCGCGCTGCACCTGGTGCGCCTGCGCGAGCCCCGCTCGGCGTTCCGGGAGAACCTGCTGACCTCCCTGCTGGACGGCCGCACCGACGCCGCCTCGGTCGCGGGCCAGATCGGCGCGGACCCGGCGAGACCGGCCGCGGTCGTGGTGTTCGCGCTGCGCGGCGACGCGGGCGACCGCACCGAGGGCGAGCTGCGCAGGGCCGAGGTGACCGGGCTGATCTCGGTGCACGCCGCCGCGTACCGGCGCAGCGCCCTGGTCAGCCGCAGCGGCGGCCGGACCTACGCCCTGCTGCCCGACCTCCAGCCCGGCGCGGCGCTGCTGCCGCTCACCCGCGAGATCGTCGCGGCGGCCCGCAAGCACACCGGGCTGGTGGTGCAGGCGGCGATCGGCGGAGAGGTCCCGACCCTGGACGAGGTCGCGGTGTCCAGGGGCGAGGCGGACCGGGTGCTCGACGCGATGGCCCGCGACCTGGACGCCCAGGTCGCGACCCTGGCGGACGTGCGGTCGCGGGTGCTGGTCAGCGAGGTCCTGGCGCTGCTGGCGGAGCACCCGCGGGTGCGCGACCCCCGGCTGGAGGCGCTGGACCCGGAGCTGGCCCGGTCGCTGCTGGTGTACCTGGACGCGTTCGGGGACGTGCGGTCGGCGGCGGCGGAGCTGCACGTGCACCCGAACACGCTGCGGTACCGGGTGCGGCGGGCGGGCGAGCTGACCGGGGTGGACCTGGGTGATCCGCTGGTCCGGCTGTTCGCGCAGCTCCAGCTCAGGCTGCGGTGA
- the adh gene encoding aldehyde dehydrogenase: MAKYAAPGQPDSVVSYRSRYDHFIGGEFTAPAKGGYFENPTPVTGETFTEVARGTAEDVERALDAAHGAAPAWGRTSPAERANVLNKIADRIEANLEALAVAETWDNGKAVRETLAADLPLAVDHFRYFAGALRAQEGGISQIDENLVAYHFHEPLGVVGQIIPWNFPILMAVWKLAPALAAGNAVVLKPAEQTPASIMVLVELIADLLPPGVLNVVNGFGVEAGKPLATSKRVAKVAFTGETTTGRLIMQYASENIIPVTLELGGKSPNIFFGDVAAQRDEFYDKALEGFTMFALNQGEVCTCPSRALIQGSIYEQFLGDAVERTKAVKQGHPLDTDTMIGAQASNDQLEKILAYIEIGKAEGATLLTGGGRADLGGELSGGYYVTPTVFEGDNKMRIFQEEIFGPVVSVARFDDYADAIKIANDTLYGLGAGVWSRDGSTAYRAGREIQAGRVWVNNYHTYPAHAAFGGYKQSGIGRENHRMMLDHYQQTKNLLVSYAPGAQGFF, from the coding sequence ATGGCGAAGTACGCGGCACCGGGGCAACCGGACAGCGTGGTGAGCTACCGGAGCAGGTACGACCACTTCATCGGCGGCGAGTTCACCGCCCCGGCGAAGGGCGGCTACTTCGAGAACCCCACCCCGGTCACCGGTGAGACGTTCACCGAGGTCGCCAGGGGCACGGCCGAGGACGTCGAGCGCGCCCTCGACGCCGCCCACGGCGCCGCGCCCGCGTGGGGCCGCACCTCGCCCGCCGAGCGCGCCAACGTCCTCAACAAGATCGCGGACCGGATCGAGGCCAACCTGGAGGCCCTCGCCGTCGCCGAGACCTGGGACAACGGCAAGGCGGTGCGCGAGACGCTGGCGGCCGACCTGCCGCTGGCCGTCGACCACTTCCGCTACTTCGCGGGCGCCCTGCGCGCCCAGGAGGGCGGCATCTCGCAGATCGACGAGAACCTCGTCGCCTACCACTTCCACGAGCCGCTCGGCGTGGTCGGCCAGATCATCCCGTGGAACTTCCCGATCCTGATGGCCGTGTGGAAGCTCGCCCCCGCGCTCGCGGCGGGCAACGCGGTCGTGCTCAAGCCCGCCGAGCAGACCCCCGCGTCGATCATGGTGCTGGTCGAGCTGATCGCCGACCTGCTGCCGCCGGGCGTGCTGAACGTGGTCAACGGCTTCGGCGTGGAGGCGGGCAAGCCGCTGGCCACCAGCAAGCGCGTCGCGAAGGTCGCGTTCACCGGTGAGACCACCACCGGCAGGCTGATCATGCAGTACGCCAGCGAGAACATCATCCCGGTCACCCTGGAGCTGGGCGGCAAGAGCCCGAACATCTTCTTCGGCGACGTGGCGGCCCAGCGCGACGAGTTCTACGACAAGGCCCTCGAGGGCTTCACGATGTTCGCGCTCAACCAGGGCGAGGTGTGCACCTGCCCGTCCCGCGCGCTGATCCAGGGCTCGATCTACGAGCAGTTCCTCGGCGACGCGGTCGAGCGCACCAAGGCGGTCAAGCAGGGCCACCCGCTCGACACCGACACGATGATCGGCGCGCAGGCCAGCAACGACCAGCTGGAGAAGATCCTCGCCTACATCGAGATCGGCAAGGCCGAGGGCGCCACGCTGCTCACCGGCGGCGGTCGCGCGGACCTGGGCGGCGAGCTGTCCGGCGGCTACTACGTCACCCCGACCGTGTTCGAGGGCGACAACAAGATGCGGATCTTCCAGGAGGAGATCTTCGGCCCGGTCGTGTCGGTCGCCCGCTTCGACGACTACGCCGACGCCATCAAGATCGCCAACGACACGCTGTACGGCCTCGGCGCGGGCGTCTGGTCCCGCGACGGGTCCACCGCCTACCGCGCGGGCCGCGAGATCCAGGCGGGCCGGGTGTGGGTGAACAACTACCACACCTACCCGGCGCACGCGGCGTTCGGCGGCTACAAGCAGTCCGGCATCGGCCGCGAGAACCACCGGATGATGCTCGACCACTACCAGCAGACCAAGAACCTGCTGGTCAGCTACGCCCCCGGCGCGCAGGGCTTCTTCTGA
- a CDS encoding DUF779 domain-containing protein, with translation MERVALTEEAAELIRRLRADHGELMFHQSGGCCDGSAPMCYPAGEFRTGGSDVHLGDLVVDGSPVPVWMSSAQFEYWKHTHLTIDVVPGRGSGFSLEAPLGVRFLVRSRLFTDEEVSALPRDGG, from the coding sequence ATGGAGCGGGTCGCGCTGACCGAGGAGGCGGCGGAGCTGATCCGCCGCCTCCGGGCCGACCACGGGGAGCTGATGTTCCACCAGTCCGGCGGCTGCTGCGACGGCAGCGCGCCCATGTGCTACCCGGCGGGGGAGTTCCGCACCGGCGGCTCCGACGTGCACCTGGGCGACCTGGTGGTGGACGGCTCGCCGGTGCCGGTGTGGATGTCCTCCGCCCAGTTCGAGTACTGGAAGCACACCCACCTGACCATCGACGTCGTCCCCGGCCGGGGCAGCGGGTTCTCCCTGGAGGCCCCGCTGGGCGTGCGCTTCCTGGTGCGCTCCCGGCTGTTCACCGACGAGGAGGTGTCAGCCCTGCCACGGGACGGTGGGTGA